Proteins encoded together in one Mycobacteriales bacterium window:
- a CDS encoding phosphatase PAP2 family protein — protein MSWLRLDIDSASALAAAMLVVCVLAHRWTSRRARFVAAASFEIAVVCALFTLWQVANRLTRGHSSGGVSRGHWIWHAERVIGLPSEKAVQDLIIGHPWLVRSANYFYDTAHLTLMVVFLVWLWLRHRDRYPLVRNTIAAFTAMALLIQMVAVAPPRLIGGTGLVDTAAVYGQSVYAAIGSGLADEYAAMPSIHVGWAVLISVAIVTCSTSRWRWLGLLHGLLTIFVVVATANHYWFDGIAACLLLVPAWGIARLLERVRRRVSADVEPELELAGV, from the coding sequence GTGTCGTGGTTGCGGCTGGACATCGACAGCGCATCGGCACTCGCGGCGGCGATGCTCGTCGTCTGTGTCCTCGCGCACCGCTGGACGAGCCGGCGCGCCCGGTTCGTCGCCGCTGCGTCCTTCGAGATCGCGGTCGTGTGCGCGTTGTTCACGCTGTGGCAGGTCGCCAACCGGCTGACCCGTGGCCACAGCAGCGGCGGGGTCAGCCGCGGTCACTGGATCTGGCACGCCGAACGGGTCATCGGGCTGCCGAGCGAGAAGGCGGTCCAGGACCTGATCATCGGCCACCCGTGGCTGGTCAGAAGTGCCAACTACTTCTACGACACCGCGCACCTGACCTTGATGGTGGTGTTCCTGGTGTGGCTGTGGCTGCGCCACCGTGACCGCTATCCGCTGGTGCGCAACACGATCGCCGCGTTCACCGCGATGGCGCTGCTGATCCAGATGGTGGCGGTCGCGCCTCCCCGGCTGATCGGTGGCACCGGGCTCGTCGACACCGCTGCCGTCTACGGGCAGTCGGTCTACGCGGCGATCGGCTCCGGCCTGGCCGACGAGTACGCCGCGATGCCGTCGATCCATGTCGGCTGGGCGGTGCTCATCTCGGTCGCGATCGTGACGTGCAGCACCAGCCGATGGCGATGGCTGGGGCTGCTGCACGGCCTGCTCACGATCTTCGTGGTGGTCGCGACGGCCAACCACTACTGGTTCGACGGCATCGCGGCGTGCCTGCTGCTAGTGCCGGCATGGGGGATCGCCCGCTTGCTGGAGCGGGTGCGGCGGCGGGTGAGCGCCGACGTGGAGCCCGAACTCGAGCTCGCCGGCGTCTAG
- a CDS encoding HAMP domain-containing sensor histidine kinase yields MIAGAERLRHGVAAIDRRWQSAPIRSRLTGAAAFAATFAIVAVVAVAYIAVQHELYSNIDGQLQDEASNSHSITVDPQSYQPVVSPDPDKSAGNVQVVDVAGHTIKEARGLALPVAQRDLAIARDGGRWLRTENVDGVPMRLLTTQRTFTSSTGQQVDLALQVALPLTAANSELHKLRFAFLLLVLAGFGMATAGASFVVRRTMRPVARLTATAEQIAQTRDLTTRIEHYGADELGRLASTFNGMLDALERSLDQQRQLILDSSHELRTPLASLRTNVEVLHDVDRLTVEQRRSLLNGIVTQLDELTGLVADVVELARGDAPESAQEEVALDELVSHAVDRARRHWPALEFRADLSPVTVRGVPARLDRAVANLLDNAGKFSPPGGVVDVDLEPGGVLTVADQGPGVPQEAIEHVFDRFYRADEARGLPGSGLGLSIVKQVVDGHGGTVSIHNRPTGGAVVSVTLAPLTPPQTEIPLVDARRDA; encoded by the coding sequence GTGATCGCCGGCGCGGAACGGCTGCGACACGGCGTCGCCGCGATCGACCGCCGCTGGCAGAGCGCACCGATCCGCAGCCGGCTCACCGGAGCCGCGGCGTTCGCGGCGACTTTCGCGATCGTCGCGGTCGTTGCCGTCGCCTACATCGCGGTTCAGCACGAGCTCTACAGCAACATCGACGGGCAGCTTCAGGACGAGGCGAGCAACTCGCACTCGATCACGGTCGATCCGCAGTCCTACCAGCCGGTGGTGTCCCCGGATCCGGACAAGAGCGCGGGCAACGTGCAGGTCGTCGACGTCGCCGGGCACACGATCAAGGAAGCGCGAGGGCTCGCCCTGCCGGTTGCGCAGCGAGACCTGGCGATCGCGCGCGACGGCGGCAGGTGGCTGCGGACCGAGAACGTCGACGGCGTGCCGATGCGGCTGCTCACCACGCAACGCACGTTCACCTCCTCAACCGGCCAGCAGGTCGACCTGGCGCTGCAGGTCGCGCTGCCGTTGACCGCCGCGAACAGCGAGCTGCACAAGCTGCGGTTCGCGTTCCTGCTGCTGGTCCTGGCCGGGTTCGGCATGGCGACAGCGGGCGCCTCTTTCGTCGTACGGCGAACGATGCGCCCGGTTGCTCGGCTCACCGCGACGGCGGAGCAGATCGCGCAGACGCGGGACCTGACGACACGTATCGAGCACTACGGCGCCGACGAGCTCGGACGGCTCGCCTCGACGTTCAACGGAATGCTCGACGCGCTCGAGCGCTCGCTCGACCAGCAACGGCAGCTGATCCTCGACTCGAGTCACGAGCTGCGGACCCCGTTGGCGAGCCTTCGCACCAACGTCGAGGTGTTGCATGACGTCGACCGGCTCACCGTGGAGCAACGGCGCTCGCTGCTCAACGGGATCGTGACGCAGCTCGACGAGCTGACCGGCCTCGTCGCCGACGTCGTCGAGCTCGCCCGCGGCGACGCTCCTGAGTCGGCGCAGGAAGAAGTCGCGCTCGACGAGCTCGTCAGCCACGCCGTGGACCGGGCTCGCCGACACTGGCCGGCCTTGGAGTTCCGGGCCGACCTCAGCCCGGTCACGGTTCGCGGCGTACCGGCACGGCTCGACCGCGCCGTCGCCAACCTGCTCGACAACGCGGGCAAGTTCAGCCCGCCGGGTGGCGTCGTCGACGTCGACCTCGAACCGGGTGGCGTCCTGACGGTGGCCGACCAAGGTCCCGGTGTGCCGCAGGAGGCCATCGAGCACGTCTTCGACCGCTTCTATCGCGCCGACGAGGCACGCGGCCTGCCCGGGTCGGGGCTGGGCCTGTCCATCGTCAAGCAGGTCGTCGACGGCCACGGCGGGACGGTGTCGATTCACAACCGCCCGACGGGTGGCGCGGTGGTCAGCGTCACGCTCGCGCCCCTGACACCGCCGCAGACCGAGATCCCGCTCGTCGACGCACGACGAGACGCCTGA
- a CDS encoding response regulator transcription factor → MAAGPQVLVVDDDPQLREALTRALELDDYRVSTASNGVKALEAVGHSRPDVMVLDVMMPYVGGLDVCRTLRSKNDRLPILVLTARDEVGDRVAGLDAGADDYLTKPFALEELRARLRALLRRTSVGDGDDTAVLSYEDLELDPAAHTARRGNRPIDLTRTEFALLELLLRNAGRPLPRETIMDRVWGWESEPTSNSLEVFVGYLRRKTEAAGEPRLIHTVRGVGYVLRGDG, encoded by the coding sequence ATGGCAGCCGGCCCCCAGGTACTCGTCGTCGACGACGACCCGCAGCTTCGCGAGGCGTTGACGAGAGCGCTCGAGCTCGACGACTACCGGGTGTCCACGGCCAGTAACGGGGTCAAGGCGCTCGAGGCGGTGGGTCACAGCCGCCCGGACGTCATGGTGCTCGACGTGATGATGCCGTACGTCGGCGGGCTCGACGTCTGCCGCACCTTGCGCAGCAAGAACGACCGCCTGCCGATCCTCGTACTGACCGCTCGCGACGAGGTCGGGGACCGGGTGGCCGGACTCGACGCCGGCGCCGACGACTACCTCACCAAGCCGTTTGCGCTGGAGGAGCTGCGTGCCCGGCTGCGGGCGCTGCTGCGCCGTACGTCGGTGGGTGACGGCGACGACACGGCGGTGCTCAGCTACGAAGACCTCGAGCTCGACCCAGCCGCGCACACCGCTCGGCGCGGGAACCGGCCGATCGACTTGACGCGCACCGAGTTCGCCCTGCTCGAGCTGTTGCTGCGCAACGCCGGCCGCCCGCTGCCTCGCGAGACGATCATGGATCGGGTGTGGGGCTGGGAGTCCGAACCCACCAGCAACTCCCTCGAGGTGTTCGTCGGCTACCTGCGCCGCAAGACCGAAGCTGCGGGCGAGCCGCGGTTGATCCACACCGTGCGCGGGGTCGGGTACGTCCTGCGCGGTGACGGGTGA
- a CDS encoding trypsin-like peptidase domain-containing protein, producing the protein MSDDDLFWSPFAAPEPDPGNPQANPTAPIDPSSADTRAFDPQPTAPFRSLSSDPAARSRRWTAMVVAATAFVFGGGGVAVGAELLNNGSNSTLPGSGLTVGTASSVALSNDPKSYAAIASRVLPSVVNINVTSQDESDTGSGIVLRPDGYILTNNHVVSAASDGGGQISVTFNDGSTTGAKIVGTDPLDDLAVIKVSKSGLTPATLGDSSAIQVGDPVLAVGSPLGLQGTVTEGIVSALNRPVETEDDSQPQQQEDPFGFGFGFGNSAPQAPAEPTVIDAIQTDAAINPGNSGGALVDSAGQVIGINSAIASLGSTDLSGQSGNIGVGFAIPINQAKVIASELIESGHATHPLLGVTLADATSANGADQAVVRAVTAGGPADKAGIKEGDVITAIDGHPTAGADAVIAYVRSFQPGDRIAVTYLRGGSTKTATVTLSDSTTS; encoded by the coding sequence ATGAGCGACGACGATCTGTTCTGGTCTCCCTTCGCTGCTCCGGAGCCGGATCCCGGCAACCCGCAAGCGAACCCGACCGCGCCGATCGACCCGTCGTCGGCCGACACCCGCGCGTTCGACCCGCAGCCCACGGCGCCTTTCCGGTCCCTGTCGAGCGACCCCGCGGCCCGGTCGCGTCGCTGGACCGCGATGGTGGTCGCCGCGACCGCGTTCGTCTTCGGCGGCGGCGGCGTGGCCGTCGGCGCGGAGCTGCTCAACAACGGTTCGAACTCGACCCTGCCCGGCTCGGGGCTGACGGTCGGAACGGCGAGCTCGGTCGCGCTCAGCAACGACCCGAAGTCCTACGCGGCCATCGCCTCACGGGTGTTGCCGTCGGTGGTCAACATCAACGTGACGTCCCAGGACGAGTCGGACACCGGGTCCGGCATCGTGCTGCGCCCGGACGGCTACATCCTCACCAACAACCACGTGGTCTCGGCGGCCAGCGACGGTGGTGGCCAGATCTCGGTGACGTTCAACGACGGGTCGACGACCGGCGCCAAGATCGTCGGGACCGACCCGCTCGACGACCTCGCGGTGATCAAGGTGTCCAAGTCCGGGCTCACTCCCGCGACCCTCGGCGACAGCTCGGCCATCCAGGTCGGCGACCCGGTGCTCGCCGTCGGTTCCCCGCTCGGGCTGCAGGGCACCGTCACGGAGGGCATCGTGTCCGCGCTCAACCGCCCGGTCGAAACCGAGGACGACAGTCAGCCCCAACAGCAAGAGGACCCCTTCGGGTTCGGCTTCGGCTTCGGCAACAGCGCCCCGCAGGCGCCGGCCGAGCCGACCGTGATCGACGCGATCCAGACCGACGCCGCGATCAACCCCGGCAACTCCGGCGGCGCCCTCGTCGACTCGGCCGGTCAGGTCATCGGGATCAACTCGGCGATCGCCTCGCTCGGCTCGACCGATCTGAGCGGGCAGAGCGGCAACATCGGGGTCGGCTTCGCGATCCCGATCAACCAGGCGAAGGTGATCGCGAGTGAGTTGATCGAGAGCGGTCACGCGACGCATCCTTTGTTGGGAGTGACCCTGGCCGACGCCACCTCCGCCAACGGCGCGGACCAGGCGGTGGTGCGAGCGGTCACCGCCGGCGGGCCGGCCGACAAGGCGGGCATCAAGGAGGGCGACGTGATCACCGCGATCGACGGGCACCCGACGGCGGGAGCTGACGCCGTGATCGCCTACGTCCGCTCCTTCCAGCCGGGTGACCGGATCGCCGTCACCTACCTGCGAGGCGGATCCACCAAGACCGCGACGGTCACGTTGTCGGACTCGACGACGAGCTGA
- a CDS encoding hemolysin III family protein, with amino-acid sequence MTVPREIATAAVALAKPKLRGWLHAVTSPLALAAGIVLVCLAPTTAARLAAAAFALTSFVLFTTSALYHRGRWSPRTERRLKRLDHANIFLLIAGSYTPFAVLALKGDARVAIMSAVWCTAVLGVVFRVLWVGAPRWSYVPLYIGLGWAMAFVFPQLLHGAGVAAFVLVAVGGLLYTAGGLIYGMKRPNPSPRWFGFHEIFHTCTIAAFVCQYVAASFVVYRAA; translated from the coding sequence ATGACGGTCCCCAGAGAGATCGCCACTGCCGCGGTCGCGCTTGCGAAGCCGAAGCTTCGTGGCTGGCTGCACGCCGTGACCTCGCCGCTGGCCCTCGCCGCCGGCATCGTGCTCGTCTGCCTCGCACCGACCACGGCGGCACGCCTCGCCGCTGCCGCCTTCGCGTTGACGTCGTTCGTCCTGTTCACGACCAGCGCGCTCTATCACCGGGGCCGCTGGTCACCGCGCACCGAGCGCCGCCTCAAGCGACTCGACCACGCGAACATCTTCTTGCTGATCGCCGGGTCGTACACGCCGTTCGCCGTGCTCGCCCTGAAGGGGGATGCACGGGTCGCGATCATGTCCGCGGTGTGGTGCACCGCCGTACTCGGTGTGGTGTTCCGGGTGCTGTGGGTCGGTGCGCCCCGGTGGTCGTACGTCCCGCTCTACATCGGGCTGGGATGGGCGATGGCCTTCGTCTTCCCGCAGCTGCTCCACGGTGCCGGGGTGGCGGCGTTCGTGCTGGTCGCGGTCGGTGGCCTGCTCTACACCGCGGGCGGCCTGATCTACGGCATGAAGCGACCGAACCCGAGTCCGCGCTGGTTCGGCTTCCACGAGATCTTCCACACCTGCACGATCGCGGCGTTCGTCTGCCAGTACGTCGCCGCTTCGTTCGTGGTCTACCGGGCCGCCTGA
- a CDS encoding class I SAM-dependent methyltransferase, protein MRLTRLREDWERLGESDAYWAVLSDPAKRGGKWDVEAFYASGEAEIDYVVSYAEAVRPTLAHGDALDFGCGPGRLTYALGKHFSRAVGVDISAPMIALAQQRQGATSNCEFICNDRDDLSVLPDASFDFIYSRIVLQHIPPNLARGYVAEFVRVLRPGGLALFQIPDRLPGRASRALSHLLRSGNDDAKKVRMFGVPRSEVVHDVTAAGGRVVTVAADSSAGQGNPSWLYAVARDGDGAASATEPLPLWQTP, encoded by the coding sequence ATGCGTCTGACGCGGCTGCGCGAGGACTGGGAGCGCCTCGGCGAGAGCGACGCCTACTGGGCGGTGCTGTCCGACCCGGCCAAGCGGGGCGGCAAGTGGGATGTCGAGGCGTTCTACGCCTCGGGTGAGGCGGAGATCGACTACGTCGTCAGCTACGCCGAGGCCGTTCGCCCGACACTGGCCCACGGGGACGCGCTCGACTTCGGCTGTGGTCCGGGACGGCTGACGTACGCCCTCGGCAAGCACTTCTCGCGCGCGGTCGGCGTCGATATCTCGGCGCCGATGATCGCGCTCGCGCAGCAGCGACAAGGCGCGACCAGCAACTGCGAGTTCATCTGCAACGACCGCGACGACCTGTCGGTACTGCCGGACGCGAGCTTCGACTTCATCTACTCCCGCATCGTCCTCCAGCACATCCCGCCGAACCTGGCTCGCGGCTACGTCGCGGAGTTCGTCCGCGTGCTGCGCCCCGGTGGACTGGCGCTGTTCCAGATCCCGGACCGGTTGCCCGGCCGGGCGAGCCGGGCGCTGTCACACCTGCTGCGCAGCGGTAACGACGACGCGAAGAAGGTGCGGATGTTTGGGGTGCCCCGGTCCGAGGTGGTGCACGACGTGACCGCGGCCGGCGGGCGAGTTGTCACCGTCGCCGCCGACAGCTCGGCCGGGCAGGGCAACCCGAGCTGGCTGTACGCCGTCGCGCGCGACGGTGACGGCGCTGCTTCGGCGACGGAGCCGCTGCCGCTCTGGCAGACGCCCTGA